A DNA window from Salarias fasciatus chromosome 23 unlocalized genomic scaffold, fSalaFa1.1 super_scaffold_20, whole genome shotgun sequence contains the following coding sequences:
- the timmdc1 gene encoding LOW QUALITY PROTEIN: complex I assembly factor TIMMDC1, mitochondrial (The sequence of the model RefSeq protein was modified relative to this genomic sequence to represent the inferred CDS: deleted 1 base in 1 codon): MRPEWHGASVTPRGRCPDSAPQAAPSTGLLRGLIRHARPSFFCFPLPRVHAADVAAAQPAQTPTPSSSSSSSSSSSSSTSPAPAPITSSYRLPVNIGKPELPDTGWERIKDLFDRDAMQKYPEEIINVINCGILGVVAGFVYGGMPAARHARQRYIQVSQAEMYHSRVDAVRSAHNAAIRGFVRYGWRWGWRVAVIVSVFNGVNTGLSVYRDKDAISNFVGAGAVTAGLFRLNLGLRGVVAGSVIGAVLGVPVGAAVLGLQSLTGETFRERRRRERRELYELRLAEWSARLQLTDALIDDLSLSSQAAGTRDDMQRIQELLDLPKNPDAPGGR, from the exons ATGCGTCCGGAGTGGCACGGAGCGAGCGTTACCCCGCGGGGGAGATGTCCAGATTCGGCCCCCCAGGCCGCACCGAGCACCGGCCTGCTGCGGGGCCTCATCCGGCACGCCAGGCCGTCTTTCTTCTGCTTCCCACTCCCCAGGGTCCACGCAGCTGACGTGGCTGCTGCCCAGCCTGCACAGAcgcccaccccctcctcctcttcctcctcctcctcctcctcctcttcatccaccaGTCCCGCTCCTGCACCCATCACCTCATCCTACAGACTGCCAGTCAACATTGGCAAACCAGAGTTACCAGACACAGGATGGGAACGCATCAAGGACCTCTTTGACAGAGA TGCGATGCAGAAATACCCAGAGGAGATCATCAACGTGATCAACTGCGGAATCCTGGGTGTGGTTGCTGGTTTTGTGTAC GGGGGCATGCCGGCAGCTCGCCACGCCAGGCAGCGCTACATCCAGGTCAGCCAGGCCGAAATGTACCACAGTCGGGTGGATGCGGTG CGCTCGGCCCATAACGCGGCGATCCGGGGTTTTGTGAGATACGGGTGGAGGTGGGGCTGGAGGGTGGCTGTCATCGTCTCTGTGTTCAA tgGCGTCAACACCGGATTATCTGTGTACCGCGATAAAGACGCCATCAGTAACTTTGTTGGAGCTGGAG ctgtcaCCGCCGGCCTGTTCAGACTGAACCTGGGCCTGAGAGGCGTGGTGGCGGGGAGCGTCATTGGAGCCGTCCTGGG GGTCCCCGTCGGCGCCGCCGTCCTCGGGTTACAGTCGCTGACCGGAGAAACGTtccgagagaggaggaggagggagcgcaGGGAGCTTTACGAGCTCCGCCTGGCGGAATG GTCGGCCCGTCTGCAGCTGACGGACGCGCTGATTGACGACCTGAGCCTCAGCTCTCAGGCGGCGGGAACCAGAGACGACATGCAGAGgatccaggagctgctggatttACCCAAGAACCCCGACGCACCCGGCGGCCGGTGA